A stretch of Thermostichus vulcanus str. 'Rupite' DNA encodes these proteins:
- the dprA gene encoding DNA-processing protein DprA, whose product MDPLNDSLNRAAQERPYWLAWAQVKGIGPHRLKRLRECFGSLQRAWEADELALQQVEGIGPTLAQSIQAARLHLIPEQVLEQTLKPGIPFLTPADPDYPPLLWQLPDPPPILYVLGECPTWEQPAIAIVGTRAPTAYGRHWTKQIGAALAEAGCVVVSGLAAGIDGVAHQACLDAGGKTLAVVGTGVDVVYPAQHRPLHQRIQTQGAILSEYPPGTPPAKEHFPQRNRIIAGLCRATLVMEAPDHSGALITAYLANNYGREVYALPGNINTAAARGCLNLIRTGAGMILGIESLLADLQLVQGSPRETADAESTGSGKAQASPTDPNQQLLWQVLGSEPIGIDALAQATQMEITTLSSTLLMMELEGWLIQLPGMRYRRAP is encoded by the coding sequence ATGGATCCCTTGAATGACTCTCTGAACCGTGCAGCGCAGGAACGACCCTACTGGTTGGCGTGGGCACAGGTGAAGGGAATTGGTCCCCACCGTCTGAAGCGGCTACGGGAGTGTTTTGGCTCTTTACAACGGGCCTGGGAAGCAGATGAACTGGCCTTGCAACAGGTAGAGGGAATTGGCCCTACACTAGCCCAGTCGATCCAAGCCGCCCGTCTGCACCTGATCCCGGAGCAAGTCCTGGAGCAAACCCTCAAGCCAGGGATCCCCTTCCTCACCCCCGCCGATCCCGACTATCCGCCCTTGCTGTGGCAGTTGCCGGATCCGCCGCCGATTCTTTACGTGCTGGGAGAGTGTCCCACCTGGGAACAGCCGGCCATTGCCATCGTCGGTACCCGTGCCCCCACCGCCTATGGTCGGCATTGGACAAAGCAGATCGGCGCTGCCCTAGCCGAAGCCGGATGTGTGGTGGTATCGGGGTTGGCGGCGGGGATCGATGGTGTGGCTCACCAAGCCTGTTTGGATGCCGGGGGCAAAACCCTTGCTGTGGTCGGCACCGGCGTGGATGTGGTGTATCCCGCCCAACATCGACCGTTGCACCAGCGCATTCAAACGCAAGGGGCGATCCTCAGTGAATATCCGCCCGGTACGCCCCCTGCCAAAGAACATTTCCCCCAACGCAATCGCATCATCGCTGGCTTGTGCCGTGCCACGCTGGTCATGGAAGCCCCCGATCACTCTGGTGCCCTGATCACTGCGTATTTGGCCAACAACTACGGGCGGGAGGTGTATGCCCTGCCGGGCAACATCAATACAGCGGCGGCCCGCGGCTGCCTCAACCTGATCCGGACAGGCGCGGGCATGATTTTGGGGATCGAGAGCTTGTTGGCAGATTTGCAGTTGGTTCAGGGATCCCCTCGGGAAACAGCAGACGCTGAATCTACCGGATCCGGGAAGGCCCAAGCTAGCCCCACGGATCCGAATCAACAGCTCCTTTGGCAAGTTTTGGGATCCGAACCCATAGGCATTGATGCTCTAGCCCAGGCCACCCAGATGGAGATCACCACTCTGTCCAGTACCTTGCTGATGATGGAGCTAGAGGGTTGGCTGATCCAACTGCCGGGAATGCGCTACCGCCGTGCTCCCTAG
- a CDS encoding SOS response-associated peptidase: MCGRFSLAVDPEVLMQHFDLHLDAQEDAQEAGIPPLAPRYNIAPSQPVLAVVAFEAGGSLPRKATHFRWGLVPAWSKVFKGGWINARSETAAEKPSFRTALRRRRCLIPADGFYEWTGSGKTKQPYWIHLQERPVFAFAGIWERWQGPEGSVIETCAILNTTANALMQVLHERMPVILPPEAYDDWLDPNLQDPRRVVSLLRPFPPEAMVAYPVSTHVNSPRHEDPACREPVGEPVTVLSLGSTAVAHSRQLDQPTL, from the coding sequence ATGTGTGGGCGATTTAGTTTGGCGGTGGATCCGGAAGTGCTCATGCAGCATTTCGATTTGCATCTGGATGCCCAAGAAGATGCCCAAGAAGCCGGGATCCCGCCACTGGCCCCCCGCTACAACATTGCCCCTTCTCAGCCTGTACTGGCGGTGGTGGCTTTCGAGGCAGGGGGATCCCTTCCCCGCAAAGCAACCCATTTTCGCTGGGGTTTGGTGCCCGCCTGGAGCAAGGTATTTAAGGGGGGATGGATCAATGCCCGCTCTGAAACGGCAGCTGAGAAGCCTTCCTTCAGAACGGCACTTCGGCGACGGCGCTGTTTGATCCCGGCGGATGGCTTTTACGAGTGGACGGGATCCGGCAAAACCAAGCAACCCTACTGGATTCATCTGCAAGAACGGCCTGTGTTTGCCTTTGCAGGCATTTGGGAACGTTGGCAAGGGCCGGAAGGGTCTGTAATTGAGACCTGTGCCATTCTCAACACCACCGCCAATGCGTTGATGCAGGTGCTGCATGAGCGTATGCCCGTAATTTTGCCTCCAGAAGCCTATGATGACTGGCTGGATCCGAACCTTCAGGATCCCAGGCGGGTTGTGTCGTTGTTGCGCCCCTTTCCCCCTGAGGCGATGGTGGCTTATCCGGTCAGTACCCATGTGAATTCCCCCCGTCACGAGGATCCCGCCTGTCGAGAGCCGGTCGGAGAGCCGGTTACAGTTCTGTCGCTAGGGAGCACGGCGGTAGCGCATTCCCGGCAGTTGGATCAGCCAACCCTCTAG